The following are encoded together in the Cyanobacterium aponinum PCC 10605 genome:
- a CDS encoding DUF4327 family protein: MTTQSIIPSYNHDLNFIRDEIRALLEKGCISRHQPLYVLANYVPPREWLNIERQLEEKDFLLRDRICDLLTEEKWDND, encoded by the coding sequence ATGACTACTCAAAGTATCATTCCTAGCTACAATCATGATCTCAATTTTATTCGTGACGAAATTAGGGCTTTATTAGAAAAAGGTTGTATTAGCCGTCATCAACCTTTATACGTGTTGGCTAACTATGTGCCGCCTAGAGAATGGTTAAATATTGAAAGGCAATTGGAAGAAAAAGATTTCTTATTGCGCGATCGCATCTGTGATTTATTGACAGAGGAAAAATGGGACAATGATTAA
- the petE gene encoding plastocyanin: protein MKKLGLFLSSLLLAVTFMFAAIAPAQADTVEVKMGADSGMLAFQPAKVTIKAGDTVKWVNNKLAPHNVVFDSSVKDADKLSHKGLAFSPGESFEVTFNEPGEYPYYCEPHRGAGMNGTIIVE from the coding sequence ATGAAAAAATTAGGTTTATTCTTATCTTCCTTACTTTTGGCAGTAACATTCATGTTTGCTGCGATCGCTCCTGCTCAAGCTGATACAGTAGAAGTAAAAATGGGTGCAGATAGCGGTATGTTGGCTTTCCAACCTGCAAAAGTAACTATTAAAGCAGGGGACACTGTAAAGTGGGTAAACAATAAATTAGCTCCTCATAACGTAGTTTTTGATAGCTCTGTAAAAGATGCAGATAAATTAAGCCACAAAGGTTTAGCATTTAGCCCCGGAGAATCCTTTGAAGTAACTTTTAACGAACCCGGTGAATACCCTTATTACTGTGAACCTCATCGTGGTGCTGGAATGAATGGTACTATTATTGTAGAATAA
- a CDS encoding Tic22 family protein translates to MLEQQSLLNKIKKLTVIGATVASCWLTQTTRILALPQEVILEKLKPIPVFTIADSQGAPLIASTEDNNRVAGVFISEKDANSFVERLKQDNPDLGKQVQVVPVSLAEVYQLSEKNSQQQDGVQFAYVPSSQQIEQAQQLNNQYQGGVPLFVAKAGEDQGYLTIKQNDQEVIPFFFEKQQVQQLVENFKKAQPDLANSVQIEVVILEGMLDAMKQGDDEMLTRIVLWPSKESLEFLRSNTPQ, encoded by the coding sequence ATGTTAGAACAGCAATCTCTTTTAAACAAGATCAAAAAATTAACCGTTATCGGTGCAACCGTTGCTAGTTGTTGGTTGACTCAAACTACTAGAATATTAGCTTTACCTCAAGAAGTAATTTTAGAAAAACTTAAGCCTATACCTGTATTTACCATCGCTGACTCTCAAGGTGCACCATTAATCGCTTCCACAGAAGATAATAACAGAGTTGCAGGAGTTTTTATCAGTGAAAAAGATGCTAATTCCTTTGTTGAAAGATTAAAGCAAGATAATCCCGATTTAGGTAAACAAGTGCAGGTTGTGCCAGTGTCTTTGGCAGAAGTTTATCAATTGTCGGAGAAAAATAGTCAACAACAAGATGGTGTACAATTTGCCTATGTGCCATCTTCTCAACAAATAGAACAAGCACAACAACTTAATAACCAATATCAAGGTGGAGTACCTTTGTTTGTGGCGAAAGCAGGAGAAGACCAAGGTTATTTAACTATTAAACAAAATGATCAAGAAGTTATACCTTTCTTTTTTGAGAAGCAACAAGTACAACAATTAGTGGAAAATTTCAAAAAAGCACAACCTGATTTAGCTAATTCTGTACAAATAGAGGTTGTTATTTTAGAAGGAATGTTGGATGCCATGAAACAAGGGGATGACGAAATGTTGACGAGAATTGTTTTATGGCCTTCTAAAGAGTCTCTTGAGTTTTTACGCTCTAATACCCCTCAATAG
- a CDS encoding aminopeptidase P N-terminal domain-containing protein — protein sequence MISPLEYKQRRQKLMSAIGKGVAVFNSAPYAVMHNDVEYVYRQDSDFYYLTGFNESSAVAVLAPNHSEHQFILFVQPKDLAKEIWTGYRVGVEGAKDLYGADAVYSIEELDEILPKYLVSGDRIYYHLGRDLNFNARIIHYWQKLTESYPKRGTGPTGIEDSNFVLHPLRMIKSPAEIEMIRKATEISVKAHKKAQEIAQPGKYEYEIQAEIEHTFRSLGGDGVAYPSIVASGANACILHYIENNRRMEAGDLLLIDAGCSYGYYNGDITRTFPVDGKFDPRQKDIYQLVLEAQLAAIEMVKPGNTYNQYHDKAVEVLVEGLKELKLLQGDSKEIIEEKKYEPFYMHRTGHWLGLDVHDVGNYKQDKENWTTFQAGHIVTVEPGIYISPYITPAEGQPEIPDYWKGIGVRIEDDVLVTESGNEVLTAGIGK from the coding sequence ATGATTTCTCCTTTGGAATATAAACAACGTCGGCAAAAATTGATGTCTGCAATCGGTAAAGGGGTGGCAGTATTTAATAGCGCTCCCTATGCAGTGATGCACAATGATGTAGAGTATGTTTATCGTCAAGATAGTGATTTTTATTATCTCACTGGTTTTAATGAATCTTCTGCTGTTGCAGTATTAGCACCTAATCATAGTGAGCATCAATTTATCCTTTTTGTTCAACCGAAAGACTTAGCTAAGGAAATTTGGACGGGTTATCGTGTGGGAGTGGAAGGGGCAAAGGATTTGTATGGAGCTGATGCAGTTTATTCCATCGAAGAGTTGGATGAAATATTACCTAAATATTTAGTAAGTGGCGATCGCATCTATTATCATTTAGGTAGAGACTTAAACTTTAATGCCCGTATTATTCATTATTGGCAAAAACTAACAGAATCCTACCCTAAAAGAGGTACAGGACCTACTGGTATTGAGGATAGTAATTTTGTTTTACATCCGTTAAGAATGATAAAAAGTCCAGCAGAAATCGAGATGATTCGCAAGGCAACGGAAATTTCTGTCAAAGCCCACAAAAAAGCCCAAGAAATTGCTCAACCGGGTAAATATGAGTATGAAATTCAAGCAGAAATTGAACACACTTTCAGAAGTTTAGGAGGAGATGGGGTTGCTTATCCTTCTATTGTTGCCTCTGGGGCAAATGCTTGTATTTTGCACTACATTGAAAATAATCGCAGAATGGAAGCAGGGGACTTGCTATTGATAGATGCTGGTTGTTCCTATGGCTATTATAATGGCGATATTACCCGCACTTTTCCCGTTGATGGCAAATTTGACCCTCGCCAAAAAGACATCTATCAGCTAGTGTTAGAAGCCCAATTAGCTGCGATCGAGATGGTGAAACCGGGTAATACATATAACCAATACCATGATAAAGCAGTGGAGGTATTAGTAGAAGGCTTAAAAGAGTTGAAACTGTTGCAAGGAGACAGTAAAGAGATTATAGAGGAGAAAAAATACGAGCCTTTCTATATGCACCGCACGGGGCATTGGTTAGGATTAGATGTTCATGATGTGGGCAATTATAAACAAGATAAGGAAAATTGGACGACATTTCAAGCAGGACATATTGTAACTGTTGAACCCGGTATCTATATTTCTCCTTACATCACCCCTGCTGAAGGGCAACCTGAAATTCCCGATTATTGGAAAGGTATTGGTGTCAGAATTGAGGATGATGTTTTAGTAACGGAATCTGGTAATGAGGTTTTAACCGCAGGAATTGGCAAATAA
- a CDS encoding DUF2079 domain-containing protein codes for MKQNIKSHELRNLYKISIFFLIIILLLGLNRYYSFFASYDMGIFNQIFWNNLHGNFYHSSLASAISTHVTSGESLPLVNDSYLGHHFSPNLLLFLPLYFLFPSPATLVIIQCLLITGAGMVLYFLARQHIDHIISLLIVVSFYSAIAVFVPTLSNFDNISQLPILVFSLLFCLEKNQWGLVALFSLLLLGVRQEAGLNLFGIGIYLIITRRHWIQGLIMAIFSFIYMIFITNVIMPQFTEDVGERFMVDKFGQYLQDNNPSTLGVIWGMLTQPLLVLKELISPFGDTVEYFLGQWLSLGLIPALSPASWIITFFPLLTPLLGQGKSILSLNIRYAMMITPGLFYGTILWWRGQSFGNFYQDLKALKPRKLGARFKKFWLSCIVISLLLGFTSSATELSRAFYFVMPDSFQPLVYVSLPRQWQHSASIYQLLKQIPKDASASATNNIIPHLSGREAIIRLPMIGFLDTNHQPQTVDYIIADLWELERYSVVFTKEKGWLEAIQGLIKEVTEKEEYKIVAQKDKVILLKKTSQ; via the coding sequence GTGAAACAAAATATAAAAAGTCATGAATTAAGAAATTTATACAAAATTAGCATTTTTTTCTTAATAATAATATTACTTCTAGGGCTAAATCGTTACTATAGTTTTTTTGCATCCTATGATATGGGAATTTTTAATCAAATTTTTTGGAATAATTTACACGGAAATTTTTATCATAGCTCTCTTGCTTCTGCTATTTCTACTCATGTCACCAGTGGCGAATCTTTACCCTTAGTTAATGACAGTTACTTGGGTCATCATTTTAGCCCTAATTTATTACTATTTTTACCGCTATATTTTCTTTTTCCTTCCCCTGCCACTTTAGTAATCATACAATGTTTATTAATTACAGGGGCGGGAATGGTCCTTTATTTTTTGGCACGACAACATATAGACCATATCATTTCTTTATTAATTGTAGTCAGTTTTTACAGCGCGATCGCAGTTTTTGTACCCACTTTATCCAACTTTGATAATATATCTCAACTGCCCATATTAGTTTTCAGTCTTCTTTTCTGTTTGGAAAAAAATCAATGGGGTTTAGTGGCTTTATTTTCCCTATTGCTTTTGGGTGTAAGACAAGAAGCAGGATTAAATTTATTTGGAATAGGAATTTATTTAATTATCACTCGTCGCCATTGGATTCAAGGATTAATAATGGCTATTTTTTCCTTCATTTATATGATTTTTATTACTAATGTAATTATGCCCCAATTTACAGAGGATGTTGGAGAAAGATTCATGGTAGATAAATTCGGGCAATATTTACAAGATAATAACCCCTCTACTTTAGGAGTAATTTGGGGTATGTTAACTCAACCTTTATTAGTATTAAAAGAATTAATTTCTCCCTTTGGTGATACCGTCGAATATTTTTTAGGACAATGGCTATCTTTAGGCTTAATACCAGCCCTTTCTCCCGCTTCATGGATAATTACTTTTTTCCCTCTCCTTACTCCTTTACTTGGTCAAGGAAAATCTATTTTATCCTTAAATATTCGTTATGCGATGATGATTACCCCCGGACTATTTTACGGAACAATTTTATGGTGGCGAGGACAATCTTTCGGTAATTTTTATCAAGATTTAAAAGCACTTAAACCGAGAAAATTAGGGGCAAGATTTAAAAAATTTTGGCTTAGTTGTATTGTTATCTCTTTACTATTAGGTTTTACCTCCAGTGCAACAGAATTAAGCCGTGCTTTTTATTTCGTCATGCCAGATTCATTTCAACCCTTAGTATATGTATCCTTACCCCGTCAATGGCAACATTCTGCTTCTATTTATCAGCTTTTAAAGCAAATCCCTAAAGATGCCAGTGCGAGTGCAACTAATAATATTATTCCTCATCTCAGTGGTAGAGAGGCAATTATTCGCTTACCAATGATAGGGTTTTTAGACACAAACCACCAACCTCAAACCGTTGATTATATTATCGCTGATTTATGGGAATTAGAACGTTATAGCGTTGTTTTTACCAAGGAAAAAGGATGGTTAGAAGCCATACAAGGGTTGATTAAAGAAGTAACAGAGAAAGAAGAATATAAGATTGTTGCTCAAAAAGATAAGGTAATTTTGTTAAAAAAAACAAGCCAGTAG
- the crcB gene encoding fluoride efflux transporter CrcB, translated as MVKNPQIRIPIIISLGAIAGVLCRYYIGLWLLQNFKTQFPIDIFLINISGCFFMGFLSTILARKYPLHPELVLLLITGFLGTYTTFSTYELNTAVNLNNLSRDLLYWIGSPILGLFCLEIGIKLAQITLSIKSRS; from the coding sequence ATGGTTAAAAATCCACAAATACGCATTCCTATAATTATTTCTCTAGGTGCGATCGCAGGAGTTTTATGTAGATATTATATAGGCTTGTGGTTACTTCAAAATTTTAAAACTCAATTCCCCATTGACATTTTTTTGATAAACATTAGTGGCTGTTTTTTCATGGGTTTTTTATCTACTATTCTGGCGAGAAAATATCCTTTACATCCCGAATTAGTTCTACTATTAATAACAGGATTTTTAGGAACTTATACAACTTTTTCTACCTATGAATTAAATACCGCAGTCAACTTAAATAATTTATCTCGAGATTTGCTATATTGGATTGGCAGTCCAATTCTGGGATTATTTTGTCTTGAAATAGGTATTAAATTAGCTCAAATTACTTTATCTATTAAGTCGAGAAGTTAG
- the crcB gene encoding fluoride efflux transporter CrcB translates to MKETYFFIALGAILGALSRYYLTLFCLNKWGNKYSYGTLFANLSGSFLIGFISTIIFYKIISLELQQFILIGFLGAYTTFSSYILDTSNLYREKRFMDAIFYGIGTPLIGFICIELGIISAKIYNSL, encoded by the coding sequence ATGAAAGAGACTTATTTTTTTATCGCTTTAGGCGCAATTTTAGGGGCATTAAGTAGATATTATTTAACTTTATTCTGTCTCAATAAGTGGGGTAATAAATATAGTTATGGAACACTATTTGCTAATTTATCTGGGTCTTTTTTAATAGGTTTTATTTCCACTATTATTTTTTATAAAATTATTTCTTTAGAATTACAACAATTTATTTTAATCGGCTTTCTTGGAGCATACACAACGTTTTCTTCTTATATTCTTGATACCTCAAATTTATATCGAGAAAAGAGATTTATGGATGCAATTTTTTATGGGATAGGTACACCTCTTATCGGCTTTATTTGCATCGAATTAGGTATTATATCCGCCAAAATTTATAATAGTTTATGA
- a CDS encoding Ppx/GppA phosphatase family protein, which yields MTYTNQLSYQSVQKKALQDCILGAIDIGTNSIHMVVVHINAQIPSFSIIAKEKDTVRLGDRDLDTGNLTDSAMNRALEALRRCKDLAKSLKVNQLIAVATSATREAPNGREFLQRVENELGITVDLISGQEEARRIYLGVLSGMDFGGKVHAVIDIGGGSTEIILGDAQEARFLSSTKVGAVRLTQDFIHSDPINSKDFIRLSAYIQGMLERPVEEFRNALHTGEKPMLVGTSGTAETLAMIHALDSNSVEPITLNGYKMPLKDIEEILVKLTKMDYNERVSITGMSERRAEIIIAGTTILVEAMKMLEVDSLTVCERALREGVIVDWMLQNGYIENRLAYQGEVRPRNIYKIAHKYQVDLAHAERIAQFALNIFDSMKGQLHSWGDLEREYLWSATILHNCGLYISHSAHHKHSYYLIRNAELLGFSEIEIELIAQIARYHRKSKPKRKHENYASLSDNHRKMVKQLSAILRLAIALDRRQIGAIKDLECRYDEEYKQLHLHLHPTIVGDDCALELWNLEYKKPIFEQEYGVKVLVTLHR from the coding sequence ATGACTTATACTAATCAGTTATCTTATCAAAGTGTCCAGAAAAAAGCCTTACAAGATTGTATTTTAGGTGCGATCGATATTGGTACTAATTCTATTCATATGGTAGTAGTACACATCAATGCTCAGATACCTTCTTTTTCTATCATCGCTAAAGAAAAGGATACCGTAAGATTGGGCGATCGCGATTTGGATACGGGAAATTTAACTGATAGTGCTATGAATAGAGCATTAGAAGCCTTAAGACGTTGTAAGGATTTAGCCAAAAGTTTAAAAGTTAATCAGTTGATAGCAGTTGCCACCAGTGCCACAAGAGAAGCCCCCAACGGACGAGAATTTTTACAAAGAGTTGAAAATGAGTTAGGGATTACTGTCGATTTAATTTCTGGGCAAGAAGAAGCAAGAAGAATTTATTTAGGGGTTTTGTCTGGGATGGATTTTGGCGGAAAAGTCCATGCTGTAATTGATATTGGTGGCGGTTCAACGGAAATTATTTTAGGAGATGCCCAAGAAGCAAGATTTTTGAGTAGTACAAAAGTTGGTGCTGTACGTTTAACCCAAGATTTTATCCATAGTGATCCTATTAACAGTAAAGATTTTATTCGACTTAGTGCTTATATTCAAGGGATGTTAGAACGGCCTGTAGAAGAATTTAGAAATGCTCTTCATACAGGAGAAAAACCCATGCTAGTGGGGACATCCGGCACAGCAGAAACCCTTGCCATGATTCATGCCCTTGATAGCAATAGCGTTGAACCCATAACCCTGAATGGTTATAAAATGCCTTTAAAGGATATAGAAGAAATCCTCGTTAAATTAACCAAAATGGATTACAACGAAAGAGTATCCATAACAGGGATGTCTGAGCGTCGAGCAGAAATTATTATTGCAGGTACAACTATTTTAGTAGAGGCAATGAAAATGTTGGAAGTGGATTCATTGACTGTATGTGAGAGAGCATTGAGAGAAGGTGTTATAGTTGACTGGATGTTACAAAATGGATATATTGAAAATCGTCTGGCTTATCAAGGAGAAGTACGACCTCGTAATATTTATAAAATCGCTCATAAATATCAAGTAGATTTAGCCCACGCCGAAAGAATTGCACAGTTTGCTTTAAATATATTTGATAGTATGAAGGGTCAACTGCACTCTTGGGGAGACTTAGAAAGAGAATATCTCTGGAGTGCCACTATTTTACATAATTGCGGTTTATATATATCCCATTCCGCCCATCATAAACATTCTTATTATTTGATTCGCAACGCTGAATTATTAGGTTTTAGTGAAATTGAAATTGAATTAATTGCTCAAATTGCTCGTTATCATCGCAAGAGTAAGCCAAAACGTAAACATGAAAATTACGCTTCTTTATCGGATAATCACCGTAAAATGGTTAAACAACTGAGTGCGATATTAAGACTTGCGATCGCACTTGATCGAAGACAAATAGGGGCAATTAAAGACTTAGAATGTAGATATGATGAAGAATATAAACAATTACATCTTCATTTGCATCCTACCATTGTTGGGGACGACTGTGCTTTAGAGTTATGGAATTTAGAGTATAAAAAGCCCATTTTTGAACAAGAATACGGAGTTAAGGTTTTAGTTACACTACATAGATGA
- a CDS encoding succinylglutamate desuccinylase/aspartoacylase family protein, producing MDEKNKEYKIKVAGEIIKPGQVKQIEIPVARLPTQTLICLPVTVINGLEKGARLWVNAAIHGDEINGVEIIRQVANHVNPRLLKGTLITVPIVNVFGFIEQSRYLPDRRDLNRCFPGSETGSLASRLANIFMREVVGKCTHGIDIHTAAIHRINLPQIRANLDDPETMRIAKAFNSPIMIHATTRDGSLRQAASSEGIPTLLYEGGEALRFDQDAIAVGVRGIFRVMKTLGMYDNPVENGKEETSVRVNQSKWLRASQSGIFQLRTKLGAKVEKKQLVGTITDAFGNKTIAVKSNIEGIVISHVQNPLVNQGDALIHIAMTPINPS from the coding sequence ATGGATGAAAAAAATAAAGAATATAAGATAAAAGTTGCAGGAGAAATTATTAAACCGGGGCAAGTTAAGCAAATCGAAATTCCTGTGGCAAGATTGCCTACTCAAACTTTAATTTGTCTGCCTGTAACTGTGATTAATGGTTTGGAAAAAGGGGCGAGATTATGGGTTAATGCGGCAATTCATGGGGACGAAATTAATGGAGTGGAAATCATCCGTCAAGTGGCAAATCATGTCAATCCTCGGCTTTTAAAGGGTACTTTGATTACTGTACCCATTGTCAATGTATTTGGTTTTATCGAACAATCTCGCTATTTACCTGATCGCCGTGACTTAAATCGTTGCTTCCCGGGTTCAGAAACTGGCTCTTTAGCCTCTCGATTGGCGAATATTTTTATGAGGGAAGTGGTGGGTAAATGTACTCATGGTATTGATATTCATACGGCGGCGATTCATCGTATTAATTTACCGCAAATTAGGGCGAATTTAGATGATCCTGAGACGATGCGTATTGCGAAGGCTTTTAATAGTCCGATTATGATTCATGCTACAACCCGTGACGGTTCATTGCGACAGGCGGCAAGTTCTGAGGGTATTCCTACGTTACTTTACGAGGGAGGAGAGGCTTTAAGATTTGATCAAGATGCGATCGCAGTTGGGGTAAGAGGTATTTTTCGGGTGATGAAAACTTTAGGGATGTATGATAATCCTGTGGAAAATGGAAAAGAAGAAACTTCAGTGAGGGTTAACCAATCAAAATGGTTACGGGCATCTCAAAGTGGTATTTTCCAATTGAGAACAAAATTAGGGGCGAAGGTAGAAAAAAAACAGTTGGTGGGTACGATTACGGATGCTTTTGGCAATAAAACCATTGCAGTGAAAAGTAATATTGAAGGTATTGTCATTTCCCATGTGCAAAATCCATTGGTTAATCAGGGGGATGCTTTGATTCATATTGCGATGACTCCCATTAACCCGAGTTAG
- the fusA gene encoding elongation factor G — protein MKKDLTKYRNIGIFAHVDAGKTTTTERILKLTGKIHKLGEVHEGAATTDFMEQEQERGITIQSAATSCFWKDHQFNIIDTPGHVDFTIEVYRSLKVLDGGIGVFCGSGGVEPQSETNWRYANESKVARIIYVNKLDRTGANFYNVVKQVEEILAAKPLVMVLPIGIETEFKGVVDLLTRKAWIWDDSGDPEKYVIEDVPEDMKEDVEMYREQLIETAVEQDDNLMEKYLEGEEISIDEIKSCIRKGTMNLSFFPTYCGSSFKNKGVQLVLDAVVDYLPAPNEVPPQPIVDLEGNETGEFAKVDPDESLKALAFKIMDDRYGALTFTRIYSGVLEKGMTVLNTATGKTERIGRLVEMHANNREEIDRAQAGDIVAIIGMKNVQTGHTLCDPDHPATLEPMVFPDPVISIAIKPKQKGSNEKMALALSKMVQEDPSFYVETDQESGETIIKGMGELHLDIKVDILKRTHGVEVEVGKPQVAYRESITKVVNDSYTHKKQSGGAGQFARIDYTIEPGEPGSGFQFESKVTGGNVPREYWPAVNKGFESSIDKGVLAGFPCVDLKVTLTDGAFHPVDSSAIAYEIAARAAYRQSLPKASPQLLEPIMNVDVFTPEDHVGDVIGDLNRRRGMIKNQNTTPMGVRIKAEAPLSEMFGYIGDLRTMTSGRGQFSMEFSHYAPCPKNVAEEVIKEVKERELAAAK, from the coding sequence ATGAAAAAAGACCTAACTAAATATAGAAATATAGGCATTTTTGCCCACGTTGATGCGGGTAAAACTACAACCACAGAGAGAATTCTTAAGTTAACTGGTAAAATCCATAAATTAGGGGAAGTACACGAAGGAGCTGCTACCACAGACTTCATGGAACAGGAACAAGAAAGAGGGATTACGATTCAATCCGCCGCTACATCTTGTTTTTGGAAAGATCACCAATTCAATATTATTGACACTCCCGGACACGTTGACTTTACCATCGAAGTATATCGTTCTTTAAAGGTACTTGATGGTGGTATCGGTGTATTTTGTGGTTCTGGTGGGGTTGAACCTCAGTCCGAAACAAACTGGCGTTATGCAAACGAATCTAAAGTTGCTCGTATTATTTATGTCAACAAATTAGACCGTACTGGAGCAAATTTTTACAACGTGGTTAAGCAGGTAGAAGAGATTTTAGCCGCTAAACCTTTGGTTATGGTATTACCCATCGGTATTGAAACTGAATTTAAAGGGGTTGTGGATTTATTAACCCGTAAAGCATGGATTTGGGATGATTCTGGAGATCCAGAAAAATACGTCATTGAGGATGTTCCCGAAGACATGAAAGAAGATGTAGAAATGTACCGTGAACAGTTGATTGAAACTGCGGTAGAGCAGGATGACAATTTAATGGAAAAATATCTTGAGGGTGAGGAAATTTCCATTGATGAAATTAAAAGTTGCATCCGTAAGGGTACAATGAATCTTTCTTTCTTCCCTACCTATTGCGGTTCTTCTTTCAAAAACAAAGGAGTTCAATTAGTATTGGATGCTGTGGTTGACTATTTACCTGCTCCTAACGAAGTTCCTCCTCAACCCATTGTTGACTTAGAAGGTAATGAAACTGGTGAGTTTGCTAAAGTTGATCCTGATGAATCTTTAAAAGCCTTAGCTTTCAAGATTATGGACGATCGCTATGGTGCTTTAACTTTCACCCGTATTTATTCTGGGGTGTTAGAAAAAGGTATGACCGTCTTAAATACTGCTACTGGTAAAACCGAGCGTATTGGTCGTTTGGTGGAAATGCACGCTAATAACCGTGAAGAAATCGATCGCGCTCAAGCAGGGGACATCGTAGCTATCATCGGGATGAAAAATGTGCAAACTGGTCACACTTTATGTGATCCAGATCATCCTGCGACCCTTGAACCCATGGTATTTCCTGATCCTGTTATTTCTATCGCCATTAAGCCTAAACAAAAAGGTAGTAACGAAAAAATGGCTCTTGCTCTTTCCAAAATGGTACAAGAAGATCCTTCTTTCTACGTTGAAACCGATCAAGAAAGCGGTGAAACCATTATTAAAGGGATGGGTGAATTACACCTCGATATTAAAGTGGATATTCTCAAACGTACTCACGGTGTAGAAGTAGAAGTTGGTAAACCCCAAGTTGCTTATCGTGAATCTATCACCAAAGTTGTTAACGATTCTTACACCCACAAGAAACAATCTGGTGGTGCGGGTCAATTCGCTCGTATTGATTACACCATCGAACCAGGTGAACCAGGTAGTGGCTTCCAGTTTGAATCTAAAGTAACTGGTGGTAATGTTCCTCGGGAATACTGGCCTGCGGTTAACAAAGGTTTTGAGTCTAGTATCGATAAAGGTGTCCTCGCTGGTTTCCCCTGTGTGGATTTAAAAGTTACCTTAACTGATGGTGCTTTCCACCCCGTTGACTCAAGTGCGATCGCATACGAAATTGCCGCCAGAGCAGCTTATCGTCAATCTTTACCTAAAGCAAGTCCTCAGTTGCTTGAACCCATTATGAATGTGGACGTATTTACCCCTGAAGATCATGTAGGGGATGTTATTGGTGATCTTAACCGTCGTCGTGGCATGATTAAAAACCAAAACACTACTCCCATGGGTGTCAGAATTAAAGCTGAAGCTCCTTTAAGTGAAATGTTTGGTTACATCGGTGACTTAAGAACTATGACTTCTGGCCGTGGTCAATTCTCCATGGAATTTTCTCACTATGCACCTTGTCCTAAAAATGTTGCCGAGGAGGTAATTAAAGAAGTTAAGGAAAGAGAATTAGCCGCCGCTAAATAA